Genomic segment of Chrysiogenia bacterium:
CCAACACCAGCTCGGCGGGATCGATCATCGCCTTTCACAAGTATCAGGACGACTTTGCCAGCGGCGAGCTGGGCGTGATCTGCTCTTTCGGGGCGGGTTATTCCATCGGCAGCGTTGTTGTGCGCAAGAAGTAGCCTTCCCAGGCTCTTCCAAAGAAAAACCCCGGCGCTTGCCGGGGTTTTTTGTTGCGGAAGTTTTCGGGCTTAATCGGCCTTGTGCACAACGATCTGGTTGAAGGGGATCTCGACCCCCGCCTTGTTGAGCGCGTTGTAGGCGGCGCTGCGCACTTCGTGCAGCATGGCCAGGTAGTCGGGCGTGTTGCACCAGCAGACGATCTTGAACCCCAGCGCGCTGGCGCCCATGTCGACGAAGGCGACGGCGGGCTCGGGATCCTTGAGCACGACTTCGAGCGACTTTGTCGCCTCGAGCAGGATGTCCTGGACCTGTTTGAGATCGGCGCCGTAGGCCACGCCGACCTCGACCGCGCCGCGGCGGGTGCCCAGGGTGGTGATGTTCACGATGCTGCCGCCGGTGATCGCGCTATTGGGAATGATGATCTTCTGGTTGTCGGGCGTGGTCATGGTGGTGGCGAACATGCCGATGTCGTTGACGGTGCCCGTGTGCCCGCCGGCAGTGACCACGTCGCCGAGCTGGAAGGGGCGGAAGAAAAGAATCATCACGCCGCTGGCGAAGTTGCCCAGCGTTCCCTGCAGTGCCAGACCGACGGCCAGACCGGCGGAAGCGAAGACCGCGACGAGGCTGGTGGTCTCGACGCCCACCGCGCCGAGCGCGGCGATGACCGTTGCGGCGAGGATGGTGTACTGAAGCATGCCCGCCAGAAAGCGACCGAGTGCTTCATCCAGGTTGCGCCTGCGGAACAGGCCGATGGTCAGGCGGTTGCCCCACTTGCTGGCAATCCAGCCGACAACAAAGATTGTGAGTGCGATGAGCGCCGACTTGACCACGGGCACCATGGCCTTGAGCTGCTCGGGTGAATCAGAACCAAAATTGAAATCCATGTGAGTCCCCTTCGGGAAGGTGTGGAGTCCGGCCATCGGGTGCACAGATGAGGAGGCGGACCCGGAAGCCTTTGTCAGGTCGCCGCTGCTGTCTGTGCCCGATGTGCGAGAGTTCCCGCACGGGAAATTGGCCGGTCACGGGGGGGCGGTCAAGGTCGCCGAGGAGGCAGGGCGATTCGCAGGGCTAGCGCCCGAGCCAGCTATCGAGCCCGCGGAAGATCATCTCGACGGCGATCGTCCCGAGCAGGATCGCGCTGACCCGGCCGACGATGTCCATGTAGCGCTCGATCAGGCGGTAGTTGCGCTCGCGCACGCGGTCGAAGACGACCTTGAGGCCAAGCAACACAACAGTGGTTGCAAGCACGGCCGTGACGATGCCCAGTGAGGCTTTCCACAGCGGGCTCTGCGCGCCGATCAGCACGCAGGCGCTCACTGTTGCCGGGCCGATCATAAAGGGCATGGCGATGGCGCCGGCCAGATGCTCGGGATCGCCGCGCAGCTCGATCATCACCTGACCGCCGACCAGCATCGAGCGGACGGCGATGAGCAGGAACACCACGCCGCCGAATGTCTGGAATGCGGCAAAGCGAACCTGGAACACATCCTGAAAGATACGATCGCCACCCCATGCGAATGCGATGTAGGCAATCGTGCTGATGATCATTGCGCGCGAGAGGATGCGCGTGAACACAGGCAGCTCGAGACCGCGAATCAGATCGATCAAATAGACCGACACGAGGAAGGGATTGATTAGTACTAAAAGAAAAAGAACCGACTGGGAGAATGAATCGTGCATGGGTGTGCACCATGTAGACACATGTGCAACTTGACTTCAAGCCCCATGTCTGGTAGCCTCTTCGTTGCGCCGCATCATGCGCACACAATCAAATTAACCAGATAAGAGATAGACGCGAGAGGAGGACCTCATCGCTTCCGCCGTTACATTTTCCGCCCCCGATTCCGACGACGCCGCCGCTGTGTGGCGTCTGATACGGTCCAGTCCGCCTTTAGACCTGAATTCCCCCTACTGTTACCTGCTGTTGTGCGATGAGTTTTCGCAGACCACCGTGGTTGCACGCGATGGCGACGCAATCGTCGGCGCTGTGACGGGATTTCGACTTCCGAAAAATCCCGCCGTGCTCTTCGTCTGGCAGGTTGTCGTTGCCGCCTCCCATCGCCGCCAGGGCCTTGCCCGGCGCATGATTCGCGACATTCTTGCGCGTCCGGCAAATGCCGACGTGTGCGCCATCGAAACCACCGTTTCTCCCTCCAACGAGGCATCGCGCGAGATGTTCAGATCTCTCGCGCGCGAGCTCGGCGCGCCCTTCGATTCCATCGGTGGATTCTCCGAGCAGTTGTTCCCCGACATCGGGCACGAGGAAGAAACCCGTTACCGAATTGGCCCCTTCACCCGGGCCGCAAATACTCAGGAGAGTAGCCATGCTTGACGCCGTTCAACGATACGAATCAGAAGTCCGAAGTTACTGCCGGTCTTTTCCCACCGTCTTCGATACTGCAAAGGGCAGCAAGGTCTGGGACAAGGACGGGAAGGAATATCTCGACTTCTTCGATGGTGCGGGCGCGCTGAGCTACGGGCACAATCATCCGCAAATCAAGGAGAAGCTGATCGAATACATCTCGCGCGACGGGATCACCCACGCGCTCGACATGGCGACCGTTGCCAAGGACGATCTGCTCGAAACATTCTGGAAGCTCATCCTGGAGCCCCGCGGGCTCAACTACAAGGTGCAGTTCCCCGGTCCCACCGGGACCAACTCCGTGGAGGCCGCGCTCAAGCTCGCGCGCAAGGTGACTGGGCGCGACAAGGTGATGTTCTTCACCAATGGCTTCCACGGAATGACGCTCGGTGCGCTCTCGGTAACCGGCAACGGTTTCAAGCGTGAGGGCGCGGGCATCGCGCTCTCCAACGGCGTGTGCATGCCCTACGGCGGTTACCTGGGCGACGACGCCGATACGATCAACTACATGGATCGCTTCCTGGCAGATACCAGCAGCGGCGTCGACATGCCCGCTGCCGCCATCGTCGAGACCGTGCAGGCCGAAGGCGGCGTGAACATGGCCAGCTTCGGCTGGCTGCAGAAGCTCGAAGCCCTGTGCCAGGAACACGGCATGTTGCTCATCGTCGACGACATCCAGGTCGGCTGCGGGCGCACCGGCCCGTTCTTCAGTTTCGAGCCGGCGGGCATCACGCCTGACATCGTGTGTCTGTCCAAGTCCATCGGCGCCTACGGACTGCCCATGGCGCTCACGCTCATCAAGCCCGAGCTCGACCAGTGGGCACCCGGCGAGCATAACGGAACCTTCCGCGGTCACAACCTGGCTTTCGTCGCCGCGACTGAGGCGCTGCGTCTTTTCTGGAGCGATGACAAGCTGCAGAAGGAGACCGAGCGCAAGGGTCGTATGGTTCGCAAGTTCCTCCAGGAAATGAAACGCAAGTATCCCGACCTTGCCGATGACGTGCGTGGTCGCGGGCTCATTCAGGGACTTTCCTGGAACAATGATGATCTGGCCGGTGAGATCTCCATGGCCGCGTTCAAGCGCGGACTGCTCATCGAGACCTCCGGCGCCAAGGGCGAGGTGGCCAAGGTGCTCCCGCCGCTCACGGTTTCCGATGACGAACTCAGCAAGGGCTTTGCCATTCTCGAGGAAGCCGCCGCTGAGGCTGTCGCAGGCGTGCGTGCGCGCCGCGACGAAGAGGACGAAGAGAGCAAGTCGGCCTAGCCCATTTTCCGGACAACACAGAGGTAAAAGAGACAGCGATGATCGTCAGAACACTGAAGGATCTTGAAGGAACGGACCGCGTCGTGGAGGCGCCCAACTGGATCAGCCGCCGGATGCTGCTGCGCAAGGACGGCATGGGTTTCTCCTTCCACGACACGACCATCAAGGCGGGCACTGAGACCCACATCCACTACCAGAACCATCTCGAAGCTGTGTACTGCGTTGGCGGCGAGGGGGAGATCGAGGACCTCAAAACGGGCAAGATTTACCCCATTTCCGACGGCACCATGTACGCGCTCAACGAACACGATGAACATCTGCTGCGCGCCAGCAAGGACCTGCGGATGATCTGCGTGTTCAACCCGCCGCTGACCGGCCGGGAAACGCACGATGAAAACGGCGTCTACCCGCTCATCACCGATGATGACGAGGAGGCCGAAGACGTTGCATCGTAGAATGCCATCCGATCCCTACGCCTCGCGCGTGGGCGGAGAAGGCCGGATCGTCGATCGCGTGGACCCTGTGGTCTACGGCAAGGCAAATCCGTCCGGCGAGTTCGCCCTAAGCAGGGAGCAGGTCCGTTTCTATGAAGAAAACGGCTACCTGGTGCTCGAATCTCACATGCCGGACGTGGTAGATGCCCTGCTCGAAGAGACCGAGATGCTCGGGAAGAAGCTTGCGGGACGTCCCGAACTGATTGCCGAGCCCGACAGCCAGGTGACGCGTACGATCTTTTCACCCCATGAGTTCGGCGAAGTGGCCGGCAGGGTGGCCGGAGATCCGCGATTGCTCGATCCGGTGCGACAGCTTCTGGATAGCGATGTTTACATCCATCACTCGCGCACGAACATCAAGCCGGCGCTCGATGGTCGTTCGTTCCCCTGGCATTCGGATTTTGAGACCTGGCACGTCGAGGACGGAATTCCCCGGCCGCGCGTGCTGACCGCGTGGATTTTTCTTACCGAGAACACGTGCTTTAACGGCCCGCTCTTCGCAATCGCGGGTTCGCACAAGTGGTACTACTCCTCGCCCGGCTGGACGCCCGAGGAAAATCACCTGCGCTCCCTCAAGCGTCAGGAATACGGGACGCCGAGTGCCGACGTACTCCGGCGGATGATGGAGTCCGGCAAGGATCTTGTCTCGCTAGTCGGTAAGGCGGGAACCGTGGTCTTTCACGAGGCCAACATCATGCACAGCTCGCCCGACAATGTCTCGCCCTGGCCACGTACCAATATCTTCTATGTCTACAACAGCGTGGAGAACAAGCCGACCGAACCCTATGGCGGCACGCCCCCGCGCCCGCGTTTTTTACGAAATACGAACTTCAAGCCGGTTCGAAGGGGACGTCCCTTCGGCACCGGCTGATCTGCAAACCCCAGCAAGGAAAGGAATCTATGAGGCGACACGACCTGTACCCATCCCGAGAGGAAAAACCGCGAATTCACGAGCGACGCGATCCGGTTCTCTACAACGATCCCCGGCCCAGCATGACGGGCCTGATCGATGAGGCGGCCGCACGTTTCTACGATCAAAACGGTTTTCTTCATTTCGAGGGCCTGCTGGACGAGGAAGAGATCCGACGCCTGCGCGAGATCGCCCGCCGCGTGGAACAGGACCCCGGCGCCTTTGCATCCGACGAGGCGGCCATCGTGGGCACCGAGAGCGGCGTGCACTCGGTCTTCGGCGCTCATCAGAGCAGCGAAGTGATCGCCGAGGCGGCAAGCAATCCCAAGCTCCTGGAGATCGCCGAGCACCTGCTGGGCAGCACGCTCTCGATCTATCAGACGCGCATGCACTTCGAGCCCGGCTACGACGTAGCCGAGGAGCGCCCGAGCTGGCGCTCGGACTTCGAGACCTGGCACGTCGAGGACGGCATGGCCCGAATGCGCGCAGTGAGCTGCGCCATCACCCTGGAAGAGGACAAGACCCGCGAGAGCGGCCTGCTGATGATTCCCGGCTCGCAGGGGCAGTTCATCGGCTGCGCCAGCCCCGAGGACGAAGTGGCGCTGCCGCTGCTCGATCCGCTCACCCAGCCCGACGAAGCGCTGGTGCAGTGCCTGGCCCGTGACCACGGCGTGGCTTCCCCGGAAGGCAAACTCGGATCGGTGACTTTCTTCGATTCGAACATCATGCGCACCTGGCTCAAGAGCCACGAGCGCAGCAATCGCGTAGCCGCGGCCTTTGTCTACAACAGCACGGAGAACCTGCCGGCCGCGCCATTTGGCGGGGACACGCCGCGTCCGGAAGTAATTTCCGACAGGCGCGCCGACCCGCTGCCCTCGGTGTGGTGCCTGTGAAGCACCGGGCGGGGCAGGGCCCGCGTTTCTTTGCAGTTTGTTTGTGCCTGCTGGCGCTCGCCTTCACGGCGGCATGCCAGAAACAGGAAACCCGCAGCACGCTGGAGCGCCTTCGCGAGAGCGGCAAGGCGCGGGTGGGCTTCGCCAACGAGGCACCCTTTGCCTATCTCGATTCCGAAACCGGCGAACTCACCGGTGAGGCCCCCGCCATGGCGCGGGTGGTGCTGGAGAAGATCGGGGTCAAGGAAATCGAGCCCGTGGTCACCGAGTTCGGTTCTCTGATCCCGGGGCTCAAGGCCGGGCGCTTCGATCTGATTGCCGCCGGGATGTACATCACGCCCAAGCGCTGCGAGCAGATTGCCTTTTCCAACCCGACCTACGGCCTGGGCGAGGGATTCATCGTGCAGGCGGGCAATCCGCTGGGGCTCCACAGCTATGGGGATGTGCTCAAGAATGAAGACGCACGCCTTGGCGTCGTCTCCGGCACGGTGGAGATCGGCTATGCGCAGTCGCTCGGCATTTCGAAGGACCGCATGGTCGTCTTTCCCGACATGCCCAGCGCCGCGGCCGGCGTGGAGGCCGGGCGCGCCGACGCTTTTGCAGGAACCAGCCTGACGGTGACCGACCTCCTGTCAAAATCGCAGAGTGGCAAGCTCGAGCGTGCCGAGCCGTTCACCGACCCGGTCATCGACGGCAAGGCCGTGCGCGGTTACGGGGCATTCGGTTTCCGGATGGAAGATGCCGACCTGCGCGACGCCTTCAATAAACATCTTGCCGCGTTCATTGGAACGCCGGCGCACCAGGCGCTGGTCAATCCCTTCGGTTTCTCACGCAACGAGTTGCCGGGCGATGCAACCGCCCAAGCACTCTGCAATCCCACGCCCGCCAAGTAATCAGTCATGGATCTGCCGCCTCCGCTGGACCTGCTGCCGGCCCTGAGCACGGGGCTTGGCATCACGCTGGCCCTGACACTTGGCGGCGCCGTGCTGGCGGTGCTCACCGCTCTTTCGGTGGGGCTGCTGCGTATCTCGCGGCGACGCTGGGTGCGCGCGGCGGCGATTTCCTACGTGGAGTTTTTTCGCGGCACTTCGGCACTCGTTCAACTTTTCTGGGTCTACTTCGCCCTGCCGCTGCTTGGTGTGGAGCTCCCGGCACTCACTGCCGGGATGTTGGTGCTCGGGCTCAACGCCGGGGCTTATGGGGCCGAAGTGGTGCGCGGCGCCATGGACGCGGTTCCCCATGAACAATGGGAGGCCGCCCACGCATTGGGCTTCTCGCGCCGCCGGATGATCTGGAACATCATGCTCCCCCAGGCGCTTCCCGCGATGCTGCCGCCCGCGGGCAACCTGCTCGTCGAGCTTCTCAAGAACACGGCGCTCGTCTCCATGGTGACGCTCGCCGACCTGACCTTCCGTGCGCAGACGTTGCGCGCGGCCACGCTGCGCACCGGGGAGATCTTTGCCCTGGTGCTGTTACTCTATTTCGCCATCGCGCTGGTACTGACCCGCGCGATGCGCGCCGTTGAGCGCCGCGTGGCGATTGCGAGGTAGCGGCGTGTTCGACTTCGGCTTTGCCATGGAAGTTCTGCCCGCGCTGCTCGGCGCGCTGCGCATCACGGTGCTGGCAACGGTGCTGGGGATGGGCTTTGCACTGGTGGTGGGGCTCATCTGGGCGCTGCTGCGTCGCTCGCCGCGCCGCTGGCTGAGCGCGCCGGCCGGTGCAATTGTCGAATTCCTGCGAAGCACGCCGCTCCTGGTGCAGCTCTTTTTCCTCTTCTACGTGCTGCCCGACTGGGGCGTGAGCCTCTCGGCGCTTGCGACCGGGATTCTGGGCCTTGGCCTCCACTACAGCGCCTATACGGCCGAGGTCTACCGTGCGGGGATCGAGGGCGTTCCGCAAGGGCAGTGGGACGCGGCCGCAGCGCTGAACTTCTCGAAAGCACGCACCTGGCGCGCCATCATCCTGCCACAGATCGTTGCTCCCACGCTTCCGGTACTGGGCAACCGCTTCGTGGCCATGTTCAAGGACTCGGTGTTGCTCTCGGCCATTACGGTGGGCGAAGTGCTCCAGCAGGCGCGGCTGATTGGTTCCGAGAGTTTTCGCTATCTGGAGCCGCTCACGCTGGTGGGTGTGCTGTTTCTGATCGTCAGCGTCGCCGCCTCGCGCGGGCTTCGCGTCTTCGAACTCAAACTCAACGCAGGCCGTCGCGGCAGGGGAGCGCTTTCATGAGCGAGCCGATCATCGAGCTGAAGAGCGTCACCAAGCGCTTCGGCGATCTCACCGTCCTGCGGGAGATGAGCCTGAGCGTGCCGCGTGGGCAGAAGGTCGCCCTCATTGGCCCCAGCGGTTCGGGCAAGTCCACGCTGCTGCGGGTGATTATGACGTTAGAGCAGATCGGCAGCGGCGAGCTGCGTGTCGCCGGGCAGAGCGTGCGCTACGACGAAGCCTCCCTGCGCGCGACGCGCCGCCACGTGGGCATGGTCTTTCAGCATTTCAATCTCTTCCCGCACATGAGCGTGCTGCGCAACGTGACCGAGGCGCCGGTGCATGTGCTGGGTCTCTCCCTCGAAGAAGCGCGAGATCGCGCGATGGACCTGCTCGATCAGGTGGGGCTCCGGGAAAAGGCGGACGCCAGACCGGCCCAGCTCTCGGGTGGGCAGAAACAGCGCGTGGCCATCGCCCGTGCGCTTGCCATGCGGCCCGATATCCTGCTTTTTGACG
This window contains:
- the ehuA gene encoding ectoine/hydroxyectoine ABC transporter ATP-binding protein EhuA, with the protein product MIELKSVTKRFGDLTVLREMSLSVPRGQKVALIGPSGSGKSTLLRVIMTLEQIGSGELRVAGQSVRYDEASLRATRRHVGMVFQHFNLFPHMSVLRNVTEAPVHVLGLSLEEARDRAMDLLDQVGLREKADARPAQLSGGQKQRVAIARALAMRPDILLFDEITSALDPELVGEVLGVLRELGRKTDITMLTATHEMDFAKDFADRVLFLEGGRILEDAPPAKIFTEPDNERTREFLQRVLGA
- a CDS encoding phytanoyl-CoA dioxygenase family protein, with translation MRRHDLYPSREEKPRIHERRDPVLYNDPRPSMTGLIDEAAARFYDQNGFLHFEGLLDEEEIRRLREIARRVEQDPGAFASDEAAIVGTESGVHSVFGAHQSSEVIAEAASNPKLLEIAEHLLGSTLSIYQTRMHFEPGYDVAEERPSWRSDFETWHVEDGMARMRAVSCAITLEEDKTRESGLLMIPGSQGQFIGCASPEDEVALPLLDPLTQPDEALVQCLARDHGVASPEGKLGSVTFFDSNIMRTWLKSHERSNRVAAAFVYNSTENLPAAPFGGDTPRPEVISDRRADPLPSVWCL
- the ehuB gene encoding ectoine/hydroxyectoine ABC transporter substrate-binding protein EhuB encodes the protein MPVKHRAGQGPRFFAVCLCLLALAFTAACQKQETRSTLERLRESGKARVGFANEAPFAYLDSETGELTGEAPAMARVVLEKIGVKEIEPVVTEFGSLIPGLKAGRFDLIAAGMYITPKRCEQIAFSNPTYGLGEGFIVQAGNPLGLHSYGDVLKNEDARLGVVSGTVEIGYAQSLGISKDRMVVFPDMPSAAAGVEAGRADAFAGTSLTVTDLLSKSQSGKLERAEPFTDPVIDGKAVRGYGAFGFRMEDADLRDAFNKHLAAFIGTPAHQALVNPFGFSRNELPGDATAQALCNPTPAK
- the ehuC gene encoding ectoine/hydroxyectoine ABC transporter permease subunit EhuC, encoding MDLPPPLDLLPALSTGLGITLALTLGGAVLAVLTALSVGLLRISRRRWVRAAAISYVEFFRGTSALVQLFWVYFALPLLGVELPALTAGMLVLGLNAGAYGAEVVRGAMDAVPHEQWEAAHALGFSRRRMIWNIMLPQALPAMLPPAGNLLVELLKNTALVSMVTLADLTFRAQTLRAATLRTGEIFALVLLLYFAIALVLTRAMRAVERRVAIAR
- a CDS encoding mechanosensitive ion channel; this translates as MDFNFGSDSPEQLKAMVPVVKSALIALTIFVVGWIASKWGNRLTIGLFRRRNLDEALGRFLAGMLQYTILAATVIAALGAVGVETTSLVAVFASAGLAVGLALQGTLGNFASGVMILFFRPFQLGDVVTAGGHTGTVNDIGMFATTMTTPDNQKIIIPNSAITGGSIVNITTLGTRRGAVEVGVAYGADLKQVQDILLEATKSLEVVLKDPEPAVAFVDMGASALGFKIVCWCNTPDYLAMLHEVRSAAYNALNKAGVEIPFNQIVVHKAD
- a CDS encoding phytanoyl-CoA dioxygenase family protein is translated as MPSDPYASRVGGEGRIVDRVDPVVYGKANPSGEFALSREQVRFYEENGYLVLESHMPDVVDALLEETEMLGKKLAGRPELIAEPDSQVTRTIFSPHEFGEVAGRVAGDPRLLDPVRQLLDSDVYIHHSRTNIKPALDGRSFPWHSDFETWHVEDGIPRPRVLTAWIFLTENTCFNGPLFAIAGSHKWYYSSPGWTPEENHLRSLKRQEYGTPSADVLRRMMESGKDLVSLVGKAGTVVFHEANIMHSSPDNVSPWPRTNIFYVYNSVENKPTEPYGGTPPRPRFLRNTNFKPVRRGRPFGTG
- the ectA gene encoding diaminobutyrate acetyltransferase, coding for MWRLIRSSPPLDLNSPYCYLLLCDEFSQTTVVARDGDAIVGAVTGFRLPKNPAVLFVWQVVVAASHRRQGLARRMIRDILARPANADVCAIETTVSPSNEASREMFRSLARELGAPFDSIGGFSEQLFPDIGHEEETRYRIGPFTRAANTQESSHA
- the ehuD gene encoding ectoine/hydroxyectoine ABC transporter permease subunit EhuD, with the protein product MEVLPALLGALRITVLATVLGMGFALVVGLIWALLRRSPRRWLSAPAGAIVEFLRSTPLLVQLFFLFYVLPDWGVSLSALATGILGLGLHYSAYTAEVYRAGIEGVPQGQWDAAAALNFSKARTWRAIILPQIVAPTLPVLGNRFVAMFKDSVLLSAITVGEVLQQARLIGSESFRYLEPLTLVGVLFLIVSVAASRGLRVFELKLNAGRRGRGALS
- a CDS encoding MarC family protein; translated protein: MHDSFSQSVLFLLVLINPFLVSVYLIDLIRGLELPVFTRILSRAMIISTIAYIAFAWGGDRIFQDVFQVRFAAFQTFGGVVFLLIAVRSMLVGGQVMIELRGDPEHLAGAIAMPFMIGPATVSACVLIGAQSPLWKASLGIVTAVLATTVVLLGLKVVFDRVRERNYRLIERYMDIVGRVSAILLGTIAVEMIFRGLDSWLGR
- a CDS encoding ectoine synthase, whose product is MIVRTLKDLEGTDRVVEAPNWISRRMLLRKDGMGFSFHDTTIKAGTETHIHYQNHLEAVYCVGGEGEIEDLKTGKIYPISDGTMYALNEHDEHLLRASKDLRMICVFNPPLTGRETHDENGVYPLITDDDEEAEDVAS
- the ectB gene encoding diaminobutyrate--2-oxoglutarate transaminase, whose protein sequence is MLDAVQRYESEVRSYCRSFPTVFDTAKGSKVWDKDGKEYLDFFDGAGALSYGHNHPQIKEKLIEYISRDGITHALDMATVAKDDLLETFWKLILEPRGLNYKVQFPGPTGTNSVEAALKLARKVTGRDKVMFFTNGFHGMTLGALSVTGNGFKREGAGIALSNGVCMPYGGYLGDDADTINYMDRFLADTSSGVDMPAAAIVETVQAEGGVNMASFGWLQKLEALCQEHGMLLIVDDIQVGCGRTGPFFSFEPAGITPDIVCLSKSIGAYGLPMALTLIKPELDQWAPGEHNGTFRGHNLAFVAATEALRLFWSDDKLQKETERKGRMVRKFLQEMKRKYPDLADDVRGRGLIQGLSWNNDDLAGEISMAAFKRGLLIETSGAKGEVAKVLPPLTVSDDELSKGFAILEEAAAEAVAGVRARRDEEDEESKSA